In Cytobacillus sp. IB215665, a single window of DNA contains:
- a CDS encoding DUF1128 domain-containing protein — protein sequence MNLSQKSVDNVNYMIEQIKEKLNVLNLGAIKSSHFDEEMYEELKEIYELVMKKNSFSPNEMQAIVEELGNLRKA from the coding sequence ATGAATTTATCTCAAAAATCAGTAGATAATGTGAACTATATGATTGAACAAATTAAAGAAAAATTGAATGTACTTAATTTAGGGGCAATTAAGTCATCCCATTTTGACGAAGAAATGTATGAGGAGCTTAAGGAGATTTACGAGCTTGTCATGAAAAAAAATTCATTCAGCCCTAATGAAATGCAAGCCATCGTTGAAGAATTAGGTAACCTGAGAAAGGCTTAA
- a CDS encoding low molecular weight protein-tyrosine-phosphatase, whose protein sequence is MIRVLFVCLGNICRSPMAEAVFREIVSKQGLGDKITIDSAGTGNWHIGKPPHEGTQEILTGKGIPFEGLKARQVVENDLENFDYIIGMDSQNIGNLHKMAGYNKTGFIGRLLDLVPESDVDDVPDPYFTGNFEEVYDLVVKGCENLLQMIKNKHNI, encoded by the coding sequence ATGATTCGAGTTTTATTTGTATGTTTAGGTAATATTTGTCGCTCGCCAATGGCAGAGGCTGTGTTCCGAGAAATAGTTAGCAAACAAGGTCTTGGTGATAAAATAACAATAGATTCTGCGGGCACTGGAAATTGGCACATAGGTAAGCCACCTCACGAAGGTACACAAGAGATCCTAACAGGTAAGGGGATTCCTTTCGAAGGTCTGAAAGCACGGCAGGTTGTTGAAAATGATTTAGAGAATTTTGATTATATTATCGGTATGGACTCTCAAAATATTGGAAACCTCCATAAGATGGCAGGGTACAATAAAACAGGTTTTATTGGAAGACTTCTTGATCTTGTTCCTGAAAGTGATGTAGATGATGTGCCAGACCCATATTTTACTGGGAATTTTGAAGAAGTATATGATTTAGTTGTCAAAGGCTGTGAGAATTTACTACAGATGATAAAAAATAAACATAATATTTAA
- a CDS encoding YtxH domain-containing protein, producing MSANNLFKGMMAGAFVGGAIAMLNKETRKEVVTQGRKAVHATGEFLKDPATLAVKIKDQIHTVRTTIEEIEEDVSFVTTKAHELKQSTPQMIEVVKDTKEKVFKDMEG from the coding sequence ATGTCAGCGAATAATTTGTTCAAAGGAATGATGGCAGGAGCTTTTGTAGGTGGAGCAATTGCAATGCTAAACAAAGAAACAAGGAAAGAAGTTGTTACACAAGGAAGAAAAGCAGTGCATGCAACAGGAGAATTTCTAAAAGATCCTGCTACATTAGCAGTAAAAATTAAAGATCAAATACATACAGTGAGGACAACGATTGAAGAAATAGAAGAAGATGTATCGTTTGTTACGACTAAAGCCCATGAATTAAAACAATCAACTCCTCAAATGATAGAGGTAGTGAAGGATACGAAAGAGAAAGTTTTTAAAGATATGGAAGGATAA
- a CDS encoding YihY/virulence factor BrkB family protein: METKRRMSVVFFVKELFRRFNDDDVIGLSAELAYFFLLSLFPFLIFLVTLLAYLPVSQEDVMEVFQQFAPGETLEMIEANLKLIVGSQNSTLLSFGIIGTIWTASIGMNAVVRAFNRAYEVNESRSPLVARGVSILLTFAMIFVIVVALLLPVFGQKIGLFISASFGFSIEFMNAWNAVRWILSSIILLVVFSFLYFIAPNKRLKMKEVTSGAIFATVGWIIVSVAFSYYVDSFGNYSSTYGSLGGIIVLMIWFYLTGMTIIVGGEINAIINCRRIDCDE; this comes from the coding sequence ATGGAGACTAAGCGGAGAATGAGTGTCGTCTTCTTTGTTAAGGAGCTTTTTAGGCGGTTTAATGATGATGATGTTATAGGTTTATCTGCTGAGTTGGCCTATTTTTTCTTGCTTTCATTGTTTCCTTTTTTAATTTTTTTAGTGACCTTACTTGCTTATTTACCTGTTTCACAAGAAGATGTTATGGAAGTATTTCAACAATTTGCTCCAGGTGAAACACTTGAAATGATTGAAGCAAATTTAAAGCTTATCGTAGGTTCGCAAAATAGCACACTTCTTTCATTTGGAATTATCGGGACAATATGGACAGCATCGATCGGGATGAATGCGGTCGTGAGAGCTTTTAACCGTGCGTATGAAGTGAATGAAAGTAGATCACCTCTCGTCGCTAGAGGTGTGTCGATTTTATTAACATTTGCTATGATTTTTGTAATTGTTGTTGCGTTATTACTACCTGTGTTTGGACAAAAAATTGGCTTGTTTATTTCAGCATCATTTGGATTTTCTATAGAATTTATGAATGCATGGAATGCGGTAAGGTGGATTCTGAGCTCTATTATCTTATTGGTTGTATTTTCTTTTCTTTATTTCATTGCACCTAATAAACGCTTGAAAATGAAGGAAGTTACAAGCGGGGCTATTTTTGCGACGGTTGGGTGGATTATTGTCTCTGTAGCTTTTTCTTATTACGTAGATAGTTTTGGCAATTACAGTTCCACGTATGGTAGTCTCGGCGGAATAATTGTATTAATGATATGGTTCTACTTAACTGGGATGACTATTATCGTGGGTGGAGAAATTAATGCGATCATTAATTGTCGTAGAATTGATTGTGATGAGTAA
- a CDS encoding heavy metal translocating P-type ATPase gives METSGKAVIEDNTQSTYIECKTDHTETFINKLQTHIELIAALSSGVLIFVAWLMDKLSIPTFSVSLYILAFLIGGFAKAKEGIEETIKNRELNVEMLMVFAAIGSASIGYWWEGAVLIFIFSLSGALETYTMNRSNREISSLMDLQPEEAILLVGDSEKTVHISELQIGDTILIKPGDRIPIDGEVLKGQTSIDQATITGESIPVSKDIGDEVFAGTVNLRGAILVKMTKHSEDTLFQKIIRLVQSAQSEKSPSQLFIEKYEGTYVKIVLITVLIMMFAPHYLFNWSWTETFYRAMILLVVASPCALVASIMPATLSAISNGAKKGILFKGGVHLEKLSEVKAIAFDKTGTLTRGKPTVTKVLVRDGLFHEDVITAAASLESHSSHPLAQAIVSYARSTYKCTLSQPDSLEDVAGWGVQGVYNNQMWKIGKADFVGSKLAEQFHGGIANQLADEGNTVVFIADSNGIAAIIALKDAVRAESIKAIQSLKALGIQTIMLTGDGEQTAKAIAEECQVNHYIAGCLPEAKVEHLKQLKNKYNNVAMVGDGINDAPALATANVGVAMGEGTDVALETADVVLMKNDLSKIAETIKLSQKMNRIVKHNIIFSIVVISLLILSNFLQVVNLPLGVIGHEGSTILVILNGLRLLKA, from the coding sequence ATGGAAACAAGTGGAAAGGCAGTAATAGAAGATAATACCCAATCAACTTACATCGAGTGTAAAACTGATCATACTGAAACATTTATTAACAAACTGCAAACACATATTGAATTAATTGCAGCTTTAAGCTCCGGTGTTCTCATTTTTGTTGCATGGCTAATGGATAAACTTAGTATTCCAACATTCTCAGTTTCCTTATATATATTAGCGTTTCTTATTGGTGGTTTTGCGAAAGCTAAAGAGGGTATAGAAGAAACCATTAAAAACCGCGAGTTGAACGTTGAAATGCTCATGGTTTTTGCTGCTATCGGATCAGCTTCAATTGGTTATTGGTGGGAGGGCGCAGTATTAATTTTCATATTCTCACTTAGTGGAGCATTAGAAACATATACGATGAACAGAAGTAATCGAGAGATTTCGTCCTTAATGGATTTACAGCCTGAAGAAGCGATATTACTAGTGGGTGATTCAGAAAAAACTGTTCACATCTCAGAACTACAAATTGGTGATACGATTTTAATTAAGCCTGGTGATAGAATACCAATTGACGGAGAGGTTCTAAAAGGGCAAACGTCCATTGATCAAGCTACCATCACTGGTGAATCGATTCCTGTTTCGAAGGATATCGGGGACGAAGTATTTGCTGGGACAGTCAACTTACGTGGTGCCATCCTTGTAAAAATGACCAAACATAGTGAAGATACTTTATTTCAGAAAATCATTCGACTTGTTCAATCAGCACAAAGTGAAAAATCGCCTTCACAGCTTTTTATTGAAAAGTATGAAGGAACATATGTAAAAATTGTGTTAATCACTGTATTAATCATGATGTTTGCACCCCATTATTTATTTAATTGGAGCTGGACTGAAACATTTTATCGAGCAATGATCTTATTAGTTGTGGCTTCGCCATGTGCACTCGTTGCATCGATCATGCCCGCTACACTATCTGCCATTTCAAATGGCGCAAAAAAGGGCATTTTATTCAAGGGTGGCGTTCACTTAGAAAAACTTAGTGAGGTCAAGGCAATTGCTTTTGATAAAACAGGAACACTTACGAGAGGTAAACCTACTGTAACAAAAGTACTCGTGCGAGATGGTCTATTTCATGAGGATGTAATTACAGCAGCTGCTTCATTGGAAAGTCATTCAAGCCATCCGCTAGCTCAAGCCATTGTATCTTACGCAAGAAGCACTTATAAATGTACACTTAGTCAACCTGATAGCTTAGAGGATGTTGCAGGTTGGGGCGTACAAGGTGTGTACAATAACCAAATGTGGAAAATTGGCAAAGCTGACTTCGTTGGCAGCAAATTAGCAGAACAATTCCACGGTGGTATTGCCAATCAATTGGCTGACGAAGGCAATACAGTCGTTTTTATAGCTGATTCTAACGGAATCGCTGCAATTATTGCACTAAAGGACGCCGTTCGTGCCGAATCGATTAAAGCAATTCAAAGTCTTAAAGCACTTGGTATTCAAACGATAATGTTAACAGGAGATGGAGAACAAACGGCAAAGGCCATTGCAGAAGAATGTCAGGTAAATCACTATATCGCTGGATGTCTACCAGAAGCGAAAGTTGAACACTTAAAGCAACTTAAAAACAAATATAACAATGTAGCAATGGTTGGTGATGGAATCAACGACGCACCGGCATTAGCTACAGCAAACGTTGGTGTAGCTATGGGAGAAGGCACAGATGTCGCATTAGAAACAGCAGACGTCGTTCTCATGAAAAACGACCTGTCAAAAATTGCGGAAACAATCAAGCTATCGCAAAAAATGAATCGTATCGTAAAGCACAATATCATTTTTTCAATCGTAGTTATTTCACTATTAATTTTGTCAAACTTCCTCCAAGTTGTTAATTTACCACTTGGTGTAATCGGACACGAAGGAAGCACAATATTAGTTATCTTAAACGGCCTGCGGTTGCTAAAGGCGTAA
- a CDS encoding DMT family transporter, producing the protein MTAERFFSHKLGMIAAAAAATFLWGSAFPFIKLSYEELNIQPNEIGEQILFAGYRFILASLMIMVFYVFIKRNIFLKKSTIKPLVHIGLYQTFFQYVLFYIGLSYSTGIQGSIIAGTTSLFQMIFAHFMYNDDSLNRKKVVGVLVGFTGVILINITRGSFSFSFGLGELLLLLAMVSGAFGNLKARNGSFSMDVGYLTAYQMLFGSFGLLAVGMVMAGIFPFEFTVKSLFLLLYLAFLSAAGFVLWNNVMKYNQVGKVSMFLFLVPVFGVILSSILLQESIHFFVVFGLLFVTSGIIIVNRPDRKRLKKVNDQVS; encoded by the coding sequence TTGACAGCAGAACGTTTTTTTTCTCATAAATTAGGGATGATCGCTGCGGCAGCTGCAGCGACATTTTTGTGGGGGAGTGCTTTCCCATTCATTAAGCTTAGTTATGAAGAATTGAACATTCAACCTAATGAGATTGGTGAACAAATTTTATTCGCTGGTTACCGATTCATTTTGGCTTCATTAATGATTATGGTTTTTTACGTATTTATAAAACGAAATATCTTTTTGAAAAAGAGTACAATTAAGCCACTAGTTCATATTGGTTTGTATCAGACATTTTTCCAATATGTTTTGTTTTATATAGGATTAAGCTATTCAACGGGCATACAAGGGTCAATAATTGCAGGGACTACATCATTATTTCAAATGATATTTGCACATTTTATGTATAATGATGATTCATTAAATAGAAAAAAGGTAGTAGGGGTACTAGTTGGATTTACAGGTGTCATTTTAATAAATATAACTAGAGGTTCCTTTTCTTTTTCATTCGGCTTAGGTGAATTATTATTACTTCTTGCAATGGTTTCAGGTGCTTTTGGGAATTTAAAAGCGAGAAATGGCAGTTTTAGTATGGATGTTGGCTATTTAACAGCTTATCAAATGTTATTTGGATCGTTTGGTTTATTAGCTGTCGGGATGGTAATGGCAGGTATATTTCCATTTGAGTTTACAGTTAAGTCATTGTTCCTCTTGCTGTATTTAGCATTTTTATCTGCAGCTGGTTTTGTGCTTTGGAATAATGTCATGAAATATAATCAAGTCGGCAAGGTATCGATGTTCTTATTTCTTGTCCCTGTATTCGGTGTAATATTATCTAGTATACTATTACAAGAATCGATTCACTTTTTCGTTGTATTTGGATTGTTGTTTGTTACATCAGGAATTATTATCGTGAATCGACCTGATAGGAAGCGGCTAAAAAAGGTGAATGATCAAGTAAGTTAA
- a CDS encoding BH0509 family protein has translation MSRQERKNMIEFIEKMKGMDRDHLIYMTDAEIEHIYNTTYYQFEEIAE, from the coding sequence ATGAGTAGACAAGAAAGAAAAAATATGATTGAGTTCATTGAAAAAATGAAAGGTATGGATAGAGATCACTTAATCTACATGACAGACGCTGAAATTGAGCATATTTATAATACTACTTACTACCAATTTGAAGAAATCGCTGAATAA
- a CDS encoding MFS transporter yields the protein MDKNKFRFWILVSIVMISGFSQGMLLPLIAIIFENDGVSSSLNGLNATALYIGILLISPFMEQPLRRFGYKPVIIIGGLIVIVSLALFPLWKSFWFWFILRLFIGIGDHALHFATQTWITSFSSAKKRGRNISLYGLFFGLGFATGPLLAPLVKINETLPFVVSSLLCLIGWIFIFMLDNDYPEQDIESNSFKETIQRFSQAWKYGWVAFLPPLSYGFLESSLNGSFPVYGLRIGLEVASVSVLLTAFAIGGIVFQLPLGMLSDKFGRRNILMCILFLGFIAFFGASFFEQSIVLLTTFIFIAGMLVGSTFSMGISYMTDLMPKNLLPTGNLLSGVAFSVGSLAGPILGGTFIQFFENTSFFTIISIMLLSIFFIVTFFGKQPTIHESEPVRMSK from the coding sequence ATGGATAAAAATAAATTTCGATTTTGGATACTAGTTAGTATTGTTATGATTTCTGGTTTTTCACAAGGTATGCTACTACCACTTATAGCTATTATTTTTGAAAATGACGGGGTTAGTTCGTCTTTAAATGGCTTAAACGCAACTGCGCTTTATATTGGCATACTTCTTATATCTCCGTTTATGGAGCAGCCCTTAAGAAGGTTTGGCTATAAACCTGTTATTATCATTGGCGGACTCATAGTGATCGTATCTCTCGCGCTATTTCCTCTCTGGAAATCATTTTGGTTTTGGTTTATTTTACGTCTTTTTATTGGCATAGGTGATCATGCACTACACTTTGCAACCCAAACGTGGATAACTTCGTTTTCCTCAGCCAAAAAGAGAGGGAGAAATATTTCTTTATACGGCTTATTTTTCGGCCTTGGATTTGCGACTGGCCCATTATTAGCACCTTTAGTAAAAATTAATGAAACACTCCCTTTTGTAGTATCATCATTGTTATGTCTCATTGGATGGATATTCATTTTTATGCTAGATAATGACTATCCTGAACAAGATATCGAGTCAAATTCTTTTAAAGAAACGATTCAACGTTTTAGTCAAGCTTGGAAATATGGTTGGGTTGCATTTTTACCACCATTAAGCTACGGATTTCTAGAATCGTCTTTAAATGGTAGCTTCCCTGTTTACGGTTTACGTATCGGATTAGAGGTAGCCAGTGTTTCTGTACTACTTACCGCCTTCGCTATAGGGGGTATTGTGTTCCAACTACCACTAGGCATGCTAAGCGATAAATTTGGTCGAAGAAACATCTTAATGTGCATTCTTTTTTTAGGTTTTATAGCATTTTTTGGTGCCAGCTTTTTCGAACAATCTATCGTTTTACTAACGACGTTCATTTTCATAGCAGGTATGCTTGTAGGGTCTACTTTTTCCATGGGTATAAGTTATATGACAGATCTAATGCCAAAAAATCTACTTCCAACAGGAAATTTACTAAGTGGTGTAGCATTTAGTGTAGGTAGTTTAGCAGGCCCAATCCTTGGAGGTACATTTATACAATTCTTCGAAAACACTAGCTTTTTCACTATTATAAGCATCATGCTATTAAGCATATTTTTTATCGTCACTTTTTTTGGCAAACAGCCTACTATACATGAAAGTGAACCAGTGAGAATGAGTAAATAA
- the cax gene encoding calcium/proton exchanger produces MNKIFFLLVATGIPLSVVGSLLHWSPVIMFVIYNITIIALASYMGRATESIAIVSGPRIGGLLNATFGNAVELIISIFALKAGLIGVVLASLTGSVIGNLLLVGGLSFFVGGLKFKRQEFNAYDARHNAGLLMFAVIVAFVIPEVFSMEMTESQTLALSIGISIILMALYIAALYFRLVSHRGVYQHSSDEVEEHEEPEWSKKVAITVLALATAAVAYVSENLVHTFEIVGETFGWSELFIGVIIVAIVGNAAEHASAIIMAYKNKMNIAVEIAVGSTLQIAMFVAPLLVLISLFFPTKMALVFTLPELIAMASSVFLTIVLTNDGDTNWFEGATLLAAYIIMGIGFYLL; encoded by the coding sequence ATGAATAAAATATTTTTTCTCCTAGTAGCTACTGGTATCCCACTATCCGTTGTTGGTAGTCTATTGCATTGGTCACCTGTGATAATGTTCGTTATTTACAATATTACCATTATAGCTTTAGCTAGCTACATGGGGAGAGCAACAGAAAGTATTGCTATCGTTAGTGGACCACGTATAGGTGGACTTTTAAATGCCACATTTGGAAATGCAGTTGAGCTAATCATTTCAATCTTTGCTTTAAAAGCGGGTCTTATTGGTGTTGTATTAGCTTCGTTAACTGGATCCGTTATTGGGAACTTACTACTTGTAGGCGGATTATCTTTTTTTGTTGGAGGCTTAAAATTTAAGCGTCAAGAGTTTAACGCATACGATGCTCGTCACAATGCAGGGCTACTAATGTTTGCTGTTATTGTTGCGTTTGTAATCCCTGAAGTTTTTTCAATGGAAATGACTGAAAGCCAAACGCTAGCTTTAAGTATTGGGATATCAATTATTTTAATGGCATTATACATAGCTGCACTATATTTTAGACTTGTCTCACACCGTGGGGTTTATCAGCATAGCTCGGATGAGGTAGAAGAACACGAGGAACCCGAATGGTCGAAAAAGGTAGCCATCACAGTTTTAGCACTAGCAACTGCTGCAGTTGCTTACGTATCAGAAAACCTTGTTCACACATTTGAAATAGTAGGTGAAACGTTTGGTTGGAGCGAGTTGTTCATCGGGGTTATTATTGTTGCAATCGTAGGGAATGCGGCTGAACACGCCTCTGCAATTATTATGGCGTATAAAAATAAAATGAATATCGCTGTAGAAATTGCAGTCGGGTCGACCTTACAAATTGCCATGTTTGTTGCACCACTACTTGTACTTATATCATTATTCTTCCCGACAAAAATGGCTCTTGTGTTTACTCTACCTGAGCTCATAGCCATGGCTTCTTCAGTATTCTTAACAATTGTTCTGACAAACGATGGAGATACAAACTGGTTTGAAGGTGCAACACTTTTAGCAGCATATATCATTATGGGAATTGGCTTTTACTTATTATAA